The following proteins are encoded in a genomic region of Gimesia algae:
- the glgB gene encoding 1,4-alpha-glucan branching protein GlgB: MSQPSHFESNSNRSLTPRRSQSQQSLAQTRRPLFTSAELHALKTGMHCTMYQSMGAHPDEVNGIAGTRFAVWAPNAQEVCIVCDQNHWKHGEFYLNSSDAGVWSGFMPGVSSGDAYKFSLRGQNGEFFEKCDPYAFYSELRPKTASIVYDLENYPWQDEQWIQKRAETQWHDQPITIYEVHLGSWKRPKDGRQFFTYRELAKQLVEYVQQMGYTHIQLMPITEHPFDGSWGYQTTGYFAPTSRFGSPHDLMYFVDYCHQAGIGVLFDWVPGHFPTDGHSLGRFDGTCLYEHADPRKGFHPDWGTYIFNYGRNEIRDFLLSSAHFWIDKYHFDGLRVDAVASMLYLDYSRKEGEWLPNPQGGRENLEAIQFLKDANISLHGEYPGILTIAEESTSWGGVSHPVYNGGLGFNMKWDMGWMNDTLRYMHFDPIYRSHHQGELSFRMIYAFTENFVLPLSHDEVVHGKRALISQMPGDLWQQFANLRLLYGYQYTMPGKKLLFMGGELAQWEEWNHDQELDWKLIGLEKHDGIRRLIGDLNHLYRSEKALYETDFTPEGFAWIQCDDSKNSVFAFQRTATDTEEHVIVVANFTPVPRDGYRIGVPKPGFYHEIINSDAKIYGGSNMGNAGGVYSEKISSHGMSHSITLNLPPLGLLIMKPVSTPQKPAKKIAE, translated from the coding sequence ATGAGTCAACCTTCTCATTTTGAATCAAACTCCAACCGCTCTTTGACGCCGAGGCGGTCGCAGAGTCAGCAGTCACTAGCTCAGACCAGGCGGCCTTTATTTACCTCTGCCGAACTTCATGCACTAAAGACAGGAATGCACTGTACCATGTATCAATCGATGGGGGCACACCCGGACGAAGTTAACGGAATCGCTGGAACTCGTTTCGCTGTCTGGGCACCCAATGCACAGGAAGTCTGTATTGTTTGCGATCAGAACCACTGGAAACATGGCGAGTTTTATCTGAACTCCAGTGATGCAGGAGTCTGGTCCGGTTTTATGCCAGGCGTTTCGAGCGGAGACGCTTATAAATTCAGCCTGCGTGGCCAGAATGGAGAGTTTTTCGAAAAGTGCGATCCCTATGCGTTCTACTCAGAACTGCGTCCCAAGACCGCCTCGATTGTATACGACCTGGAGAACTATCCCTGGCAGGATGAACAATGGATCCAGAAACGGGCCGAAACCCAATGGCATGATCAGCCGATTACCATTTATGAAGTTCACCTTGGTTCGTGGAAACGCCCTAAAGATGGTCGCCAGTTTTTTACCTACCGCGAACTGGCGAAGCAGTTGGTCGAATATGTCCAACAAATGGGCTACACCCACATTCAGTTAATGCCGATCACGGAACATCCATTTGATGGCTCCTGGGGTTATCAGACGACCGGCTATTTTGCGCCGACCAGTCGCTTCGGCAGTCCTCATGATCTGATGTACTTCGTCGATTACTGTCACCAGGCAGGCATCGGGGTCTTATTTGACTGGGTGCCCGGCCATTTTCCCACTGACGGTCATTCACTGGGTCGTTTTGATGGCACTTGCCTGTACGAACATGCCGACCCACGGAAAGGATTTCACCCGGACTGGGGAACCTACATCTTCAACTATGGACGGAATGAAATCAGGGACTTCCTGCTGTCCAGCGCTCATTTCTGGATTGATAAATATCACTTCGATGGTCTGCGCGTCGATGCGGTGGCTTCAATGCTCTACCTGGATTATTCGCGTAAGGAAGGGGAATGGTTGCCGAACCCGCAAGGCGGACGCGAAAACCTGGAAGCCATCCAGTTCCTGAAAGATGCGAATATCAGTCTGCACGGAGAATATCCGGGCATCCTGACGATCGCAGAGGAATCCACATCCTGGGGCGGTGTGTCTCACCCGGTCTATAATGGCGGACTGGGCTTTAACATGAAATGGGATATGGGCTGGATGAATGATACGCTGCGCTATATGCATTTCGACCCGATCTACCGCTCACACCATCAAGGCGAACTCTCTTTCCGCATGATTTATGCTTTCACGGAAAATTTTGTACTGCCGCTCTCGCATGATGAAGTGGTACACGGCAAACGCGCATTAATCTCACAAATGCCGGGTGACCTGTGGCAGCAGTTTGCCAATCTGCGACTACTCTATGGCTATCAATACACAATGCCAGGCAAAAAACTGCTGTTTATGGGAGGTGAACTGGCGCAGTGGGAAGAATGGAACCACGACCAGGAACTGGACTGGAAGCTGATCGGCCTTGAAAAACATGATGGCATCCGTCGCCTGATCGGAGACTTGAATCATTTATACCGTTCAGAAAAAGCGCTTTACGAAACAGATTTTACGCCGGAGGGCTTTGCCTGGATCCAGTGTGATGATTCCAAGAACAGCGTATTTGCTTTCCAGCGTACTGCGACCGATACAGAAGAGCACGTGATTGTGGTTGCTAATTTCACGCCGGTTCCCCGCGATGGATACCGCATTGGTGTTCCCAAACCAGGCTTTTACCACGAAATCATTAACAGTGATGCCAAGATTTACGGTGGTTCGAATATGGGGAATGCTGGCGGAGTCTATAGCGAGAAAATCAGCAGCCACGGCATGAGTCACAGCATAACGCTCAATCTGCCACCACTGGGTTTACTCATCATGAAACCTGTGTCGACTCCACAAAAACCGGCTAAAAAGATAGCGGAATAA
- a CDS encoding uroporphyrinogen-III synthase yields MNPSALNVCSFESRKSDAMTSLIERNQGIPTLVHSMDEIPLEDNEQVKSFCEKLFRGEIDVIVFMTGVGATALLNAAELYFPREQVLNAFRKIIVVVRGPKPTVVLRNWEVPINYSAPEPNTWHEIISVLDEKKFSVTGKHIAVQEYGKPVEGFYEALRNRGAQVLPIAVYRWALPDDTSGLRNAVHATIRGEYNVLMFTSAQQITHVLQIAEEEQVKEDWLLAASKTMIASVGPACTEALQEVGLPVDFESSPPKMGPLVKDALQAAPEILSQKG; encoded by the coding sequence ATGAATCCATCCGCCTTAAACGTCTGCAGTTTCGAAAGTCGTAAAAGCGACGCCATGACCTCCCTGATCGAACGCAACCAGGGAATTCCCACACTTGTGCACTCCATGGATGAAATCCCGCTGGAAGATAACGAACAGGTCAAGTCGTTCTGCGAAAAACTGTTTCGAGGCGAGATTGATGTGATCGTGTTTATGACCGGCGTGGGGGCGACTGCCTTGCTCAACGCAGCAGAGCTTTATTTCCCGCGTGAACAGGTTTTGAATGCGTTCCGTAAAATCATCGTCGTTGTGCGTGGCCCGAAACCAACGGTCGTCCTGCGAAACTGGGAAGTTCCCATAAACTACTCCGCTCCCGAACCTAACACCTGGCATGAGATTATTTCTGTCTTAGACGAAAAAAAGTTTTCCGTCACAGGCAAACACATCGCTGTGCAGGAATATGGGAAGCCGGTCGAAGGATTCTACGAAGCCCTGCGTAACCGTGGTGCGCAAGTCCTGCCGATCGCCGTCTATCGCTGGGCCTTACCCGACGATACCAGCGGTCTTCGCAATGCCGTTCATGCGACGATTCGTGGAGAATATAACGTGCTGATGTTTACCAGCGCCCAGCAGATCACACACGTCCTGCAGATTGCTGAAGAAGAACAGGTCAAGGAAGACTGGCTGCTGGCGGCGTCTAAAACGATGATCGCCTCGGTCGGTCCCGCCTGTACGGAAGCGCTGCAGGAAGTCGGACTGCCCGTCGATTTTGAATCGAGTCCTCCCAAAATGGGCCCGCTTGTCAAAGATGCCCTGCAGGCGGCTCCCGAAATTCTCTCCCAAAAAGGCTGA